One Siniperca chuatsi isolate FFG_IHB_CAS linkage group LG5, ASM2008510v1, whole genome shotgun sequence DNA window includes the following coding sequences:
- the LOC122876733 gene encoding chromobox protein homolog 2-like, giving the protein MRLPCKKLSPRFIGPFTITEQINPVTFKLQLPPQYKIHPAFHVSLLKPFYPSVSVSTEPGDSADPPLPLIVEDGAAYQVSEILDSRRRGGLLEYLVDWEGYGPEERSWIPRHDILDPSLLTEFHADHPDRPAPRGRGRPPRRRGPRSSGADREGGGTVTDTPGSTSSQPHRSSSPEY; this is encoded by the coding sequence ATGCGTCTGCCCTGCAAGaagctcagtcccagattcattggtccctttacCATAACAGAACAAATCAATCCGGTGACATTTaagcttcagttaccaccacaATACAAGATTCACCCAGCCTTCCATGTATCTCTGCTTAAACCTTTCTATccctctgtctccgtctctaCAGAGCCTGGCGATTCGGCAGATCCCCCCTTACCACTAATCGTAGAGGATGGAGCCGCTTACCAGGTCAGtgagatcttggactcccgacGCCGTGGTGGTCTTCTGGAGTATCTTGTGGACTGGGAAGGCTATGGTCCGGAGGAAAGATCATGGATTCCCCGACATGACATCCTCGATCCCTCCTTGTTAACTGAATTCCACGCTGACCATCCAGACCGACCAGCCCCCCGAGGAAGGGGAAGACCACCGCGACGTCGGGGTCCTCGGTCCTCAGGAGCGGACCGTGaaggggggggtactgtcacagacacgccaggctccacctcatctcagccacaccgttcctcctcaccagaatactaa